A single genomic interval of Streptomyces sp. BA2 harbors:
- a CDS encoding ABC transporter ATP-binding protein yields the protein MTALLEVEDLKVAYGKIEAVKGISFKVEAGEVVTLIGTNGAGKTTTLRTLSGLLKPVGGSIKFNGKALRKYRADQIVALGLAHSPEGRHIFPRMTIENNLRLGAYLRNDKAAIEKDIARAYELFPILGERRKQAAGTLSGGEQQMLAMGRALMSQPKLLMLDEPSMGLSPIMMQKIMATISELKSQGTTILLVEQNAQAALSLADHGHVMEVGKIVLSGTGNDLLHDESVRKAYLGED from the coding sequence ATGACCGCACTGCTCGAAGTCGAAGACCTCAAAGTCGCCTACGGCAAGATCGAAGCCGTCAAAGGCATCTCCTTCAAGGTCGAAGCCGGCGAGGTCGTCACACTGATCGGCACCAACGGCGCAGGCAAGACCACCACACTGCGCACACTCTCCGGACTCCTCAAGCCGGTCGGCGGCTCCATCAAATTCAACGGAAAAGCACTACGCAAATACCGCGCAGACCAGATCGTCGCACTCGGCCTCGCCCACTCCCCCGAGGGCCGCCACATCTTCCCGCGCATGACGATCGAGAACAATCTGCGCCTCGGCGCATACCTGCGCAACGACAAGGCCGCCATCGAAAAGGACATCGCGCGCGCCTACGAACTCTTCCCCATTCTCGGGGAACGCAGAAAGCAGGCAGCCGGCACGCTCTCCGGCGGCGAACAGCAAATGCTCGCCATGGGCCGCGCCCTCATGTCCCAGCCGAAACTGCTCATGCTCGACGAACCCTCCATGGGCCTATCGCCGATCATGATGCAGAAGATCATGGCGACCATCTCCGAGCTCAAGTCCCAGGGCACGACCATTCTCCTCGTCGAGCAGAACGCCCAGGCGGCGCTCTCACTCGCCGACCACGGTCACGTCATGGAAGTCGGCAAGATCGTCCTCTCCGGAACGGGGAACGACCTGCTGCACGACGAGTCCGTACGGAAGGCGTACCTCGGCGAGGACTGA
- a CDS encoding helix-turn-helix domain-containing protein, giving the protein MNFHGTEVRQKALTLLRGGTKNADVARQLNVPSGTISYWRHMDRAKRGECPGKHDPKCPQCDGCDLDRTAYSYLLGLYLGDGHIIQYSGHRTPSLMITCTESWPGLMDDCERAMRTVFPDNSVCRVRRKGCSNVKVYSNHLWCMFPQHGAGKKHERRIALEPWQQEIVDAHPWEFVRGLIHSDGCRNLNWTTRMVGGERKRYEYPRYWFTNVSDDIRKLYTDTLDKLGVEWKHCTRHGNPYNISVARRASVALMDTHVGPKY; this is encoded by the coding sequence ATGAACTTCCACGGCACAGAGGTACGGCAGAAAGCCCTCACGCTGCTGCGAGGCGGCACGAAAAACGCGGACGTTGCCCGCCAGCTGAATGTCCCGAGCGGCACCATCTCGTACTGGCGACATATGGACCGCGCCAAACGCGGAGAGTGTCCGGGAAAACACGACCCCAAGTGCCCGCAGTGCGACGGCTGCGATCTCGATAGGACGGCGTACTCCTACCTTCTGGGGCTCTACCTAGGAGACGGGCACATCATTCAGTACTCGGGGCACCGCACGCCCAGCCTCATGATCACCTGCACCGAGTCGTGGCCCGGGCTCATGGACGACTGCGAGCGAGCCATGCGCACCGTCTTCCCGGACAACTCCGTCTGCCGAGTGCGCAGAAAGGGGTGCAGCAACGTCAAGGTCTACTCGAACCACTTGTGGTGCATGTTCCCGCAACACGGAGCGGGCAAGAAGCACGAGCGTCGGATCGCCCTCGAGCCCTGGCAACAGGAGATCGTCGACGCCCACCCCTGGGAGTTCGTCCGCGGCCTCATCCACTCCGACGGCTGCCGGAACCTCAACTGGACGACCCGAATGGTCGGCGGGGAGCGCAAGCGCTACGAATACCCCAGGTACTGGTTCACCAATGTCTCGGACGACATCCGCAAGCTCTACACCGACACTCTCGACAAGCTCGGCGTCGAATGGAAGCACTGCACCCGCCACGGCAACCCCTACAACATCTCCGTCGCCCGCAGAGCCTCAGTAGCCCTCATGGACACCCACGTAGGCCCCAAATACTGA
- a CDS encoding response regulator has protein sequence MTSPESPQPVADDDDKSHVPPLTTRVVIAEDEALIRLDLKEMLEEEGYTVVGEAGDGEKAVELAREHQPDLVILDVKMPVMDGISAAEKIAEESIAPVLMLTAFSQRDLVERARDAGAMAYLVKPFSKTDVVPAIEMAVSRFTELKTLEKEVADLTLRLETRKLVDRAKSILQTEYGLTEPAAFRWIQKTSMDRRLSMQQVAEAVIEDADEKKAAKGQ, from the coding sequence GTGACTTCCCCCGAGTCGCCCCAGCCCGTAGCCGATGACGACGACAAGTCGCACGTGCCTCCGCTGACGACCCGTGTCGTCATCGCCGAGGACGAGGCTCTTATCCGGCTCGACCTCAAGGAGATGCTCGAGGAAGAGGGTTACACCGTCGTCGGTGAGGCCGGTGACGGTGAGAAAGCCGTCGAGCTGGCCCGCGAGCACCAGCCGGACCTGGTGATCCTTGACGTGAAGATGCCCGTCATGGACGGCATCTCCGCGGCCGAGAAGATCGCCGAGGAGTCCATCGCCCCGGTGCTCATGCTGACCGCGTTCTCGCAGCGTGACCTGGTCGAGCGGGCCAGGGACGCGGGCGCGATGGCGTACCTCGTGAAGCCCTTCAGCAAGACCGACGTTGTCCCGGCGATCGAGATGGCCGTCTCGCGTTTCACGGAGCTGAAGACGCTGGAGAAGGAGGTCGCGGACCTCACCCTGCGTCTGGAGACGCGGAAGCTGGTGGACCGCGCGAAGTCGATCCTGCAGACGGAGTACGGCCTGACGGAGCCCGCCGCGTTCCGTTGGATCCAGAAGACGTCGATGGACCGGCGTCTTTCGATGCAGCAGGTCGCGGAGGCGGTCATCGAGGACGCCGACGAGAAGAAGGCGGCCAAGGGGCAGTAG